The following proteins are encoded in a genomic region of Arcobacter cloacae:
- a CDS encoding ABC transporter permease: MIRTILNIFNLSIKELKTLFYDKVMVLLVIYSFSFAIYIGGTQTSTELHNASIAFVDSDKTELSHRIIDAFYKPRFNTPEVISYDEVDKRMDSGYYTFIIMIPTDFEKDVLSGISPDILVNIDATRMTQAGIGSGYIQNIITQEVQTFLKGSYESITNPKVVSRYKYNPNLTSMWFGSINEIINNIVMISILLSGAALVREREHGTIEHLLVMPLRAFEIMLSKIFSACLVILVCVTFSLLVVVEGVLQIPLSGSVPLFLLCTFLVLFATTSMGVFMGTIAQNMPQLGMIFILTILPLMLLSGSITPFESMPMILQDLMQLMPTSHFVDLSQSILFKGAGISIIWKKMLIIFVIGAVFFSLTLILFKRSLGMEN, from the coding sequence ATGATAAGAACTATATTAAATATTTTTAATTTAAGTATAAAAGAACTAAAAACACTTTTTTATGATAAAGTGATGGTTTTATTGGTTATTTATTCTTTTTCATTTGCAATTTATATAGGTGGAACTCAAACATCAACTGAACTGCATAATGCTTCAATAGCTTTTGTAGATAGTGATAAAACTGAACTTTCACATAGAATAATAGATGCTTTTTACAAACCACGATTTAATACACCTGAAGTGATTTCTTATGATGAAGTTGATAAAAGAATGGATTCAGGATATTACACTTTTATTATAATGATTCCAACTGATTTTGAAAAGGATGTGTTATCTGGAATATCTCCTGATATTTTAGTAAATATTGATGCAACAAGAATGACTCAAGCAGGTATTGGTTCAGGATATATTCAAAATATTATAACTCAAGAGGTTCAAACTTTTTTAAAAGGAAGTTATGAAAGTATTACTAATCCAAAAGTTGTAAGTAGATATAAATATAATCCAAATCTAACAAGTATGTGGTTTGGAAGTATAAATGAAATTATAAATAATATTGTAATGATTTCTATTTTATTATCTGGTGCTGCTTTGGTTAGAGAAAGAGAACATGGAACAATTGAACATCTTTTAGTTATGCCTTTAAGAGCATTTGAAATAATGCTTTCTAAAATATTTTCTGCTTGTTTAGTGATTTTAGTTTGTGTGACTTTTAGTTTATTGGTTGTTGTTGAAGGTGTTTTACAAATACCTTTAAGTGGTTCGGTTCCTCTTTTTTTATTGTGTACTTTTTTGGTTTTATTTGCAACTACTTCTATGGGAGTATTTATGGGAACTATTGCTCAAAATATGCCTCAACTTGGAATGATTTTTATTTTGACAATTTTACCTTTGATGTTACTTTCAGGAAGTATTACACCATTTGAAAGTATGCCAATGATTTTACAAGATCTTATGCAACTAATGCCAACAAGTCACTTTGTAGATTTATCTCAATCAATATTATTTAAAGGTGCTGGAATTAGTATTATTTGGAAAAAGATGTTAATAATTTTTGTAATTGGAGCTGTATTTTTTAGTTTAACTCTAATTTTATTTAAAAGAAGTTTGGGAATGGAAAATTAA
- a CDS encoding HlyD family secretion protein, with the protein MLKKLIIILLLLVVLAAIYFYSFMNKQSNLPEGFATGNGRIETTQVDISSKLSGRLINIDSQEGDLVEKNQLLARLDIKELNAKLQEAMAYEQQAIENKNYALAIVEEKQSQLSLAKKDYDRANSLYKTKSIPLAEFQKYETAFQTQQAALTAAKSQVISSQSTINATAAQIETIKVNIEDSKLYSPVKGRVLYKIAENGEIVANGGKVLVVLDLLNTYMTIFLPTSQAGLVDIGSEARIVLDAIPNIAIPAHVTFVSPLAQFTPKEIETQAEREKLMFRIKVKIDSNVLEKYFDRIKTGLPGVAYIKLDKNVSWPNNLNNLPKKVSE; encoded by the coding sequence ATGTTAAAAAAATTAATAATTATTTTATTGTTATTAGTGGTTCTTGCTGCAATTTATTTTTATTCATTTATGAATAAACAGTCAAATTTACCAGAAGGATTTGCAACTGGAAATGGAAGAATTGAAACTACTCAAGTTGATATTTCTTCAAAACTATCAGGAAGATTAATAAATATAGATTCCCAAGAGGGTGATTTAGTTGAAAAAAATCAACTTTTAGCAAGACTTGATATAAAAGAGTTAAATGCAAAATTACAAGAAGCAATGGCTTATGAACAACAAGCAATTGAAAATAAAAATTATGCTTTAGCAATAGTTGAAGAAAAACAAAGTCAATTATCCCTTGCAAAAAAAGATTATGATAGAGCAAATTCCTTATATAAAACAAAAAGTATTCCTCTTGCAGAATTTCAAAAATATGAAACAGCTTTTCAAACACAACAAGCTGCTTTAACTGCTGCAAAAAGTCAAGTTATAAGTTCTCAATCAACTATAAATGCAACAGCCGCACAAATTGAAACTATAAAAGTAAATATTGAAGATTCAAAACTTTATTCACCTGTAAAAGGAAGAGTTTTATATAAAATTGCTGAAAATGGTGAAATAGTTGCAAATGGTGGAAAAGTTTTAGTTGTTCTTGATTTGTTGAATACATATATGACAATTTTCCTTCCAACTTCACAAGCAGGGCTTGTTGATATTGGATCAGAGGCTAGAATTGTACTTGATGCAATACCAAATATTGCAATACCAGCTCATGTAACATTTGTTTCGCCTTTGGCTCAGTTTACTCCAAAAGAGATAGAAACTCAAGCTGAAAGAGAAAAACTTATGTTTAGAATTAAAGTAAAAATTGATTCAAATGTTTTAGAAAAATATTTTGACAGAATAAAAACAGGATTACCAGGAGTTGCTTATATTAAACTTGATAAAAACGTTTCTTGGCCCAATAATTTAAATAATTTACCTAAAAAAGTAAGTGAATAA
- the htpG gene encoding molecular chaperone HtpG produces MAKHQFQTEVGQLLHLMTHSLYSNKEIFIRELVSNASDAIDKLNYLRLTDENLKDKFADWKGEINITFDEADKSLTIIDNGIGMNEADLIASIGTIAKSGTKSFVENLTGDAKKDSNLIGQFGVGFYSVFMVADKVDVISKKAGVETAYKWSSNGTGEFDLAPCIKETNGTVIYIKLKDDEVSEFASKYRIKNIVGKYSNHIAYPIFLNYSEEVTEELSEDDKKAGKEAKKSIEKKREKINEATALWMQPKSKLKEEDYNDFYKSISHDSSDPMLTIHTKTEGVNEYTTLFYIPKIAPMDMYRADFQSGVKLYVKRVFITDDEKELLPTYLRFVRGIIDSEDLPLNVSREILQENRILANIKQGSVKKILSEIKKLSKDEEKYAEFIAQYIRPLKEGVYQDYTNKETILELLRYKSTKTEIGKMTSLEAYKERANSEQKAIYYIIGENEKVLRNSPLLESYKKNDIEVLILDDKEIDEIITPAIGAYKEWEFKDITACEPPKVEQTEEEKKEVEEKFQDITKKIKDKLGDAVKDVKVTNRLSESPSCVVKDAADAQMAAMAHMFRQMGQAMPESAPILEINPDHEIVKKLNGCADESTIEDVSWILLDQAKLSEGMEITDTVAFAQRLSRITAKAL; encoded by the coding sequence ATGGCAAAACATCAATTTCAGACAGAAGTAGGACAATTATTACATTTAATGACACACTCTTTATACTCAAATAAAGAGATTTTTATAAGAGAACTTGTATCAAATGCAAGTGATGCTATTGATAAATTAAACTATTTAAGATTAACAGATGAAAATTTAAAAGATAAATTTGCAGATTGGAAAGGTGAAATTAATATCACTTTTGATGAAGCTGATAAATCTTTAACTATTATAGATAATGGTATTGGAATGAACGAAGCTGATTTAATAGCTTCAATTGGAACAATAGCGAAATCAGGAACGAAATCATTTGTTGAAAATTTAACTGGTGATGCGAAAAAAGATTCAAACTTAATCGGTCAATTTGGGGTTGGTTTTTATTCAGTATTTATGGTAGCAGATAAAGTAGATGTTATCTCTAAAAAAGCTGGAGTTGAAACAGCTTATAAATGGTCAAGCAATGGAACAGGAGAGTTTGATTTAGCACCTTGTATAAAAGAGACGAATGGAACAGTTATTTATATCAAATTAAAAGATGATGAAGTAAGTGAATTCGCTTCTAAATATAGAATCAAAAATATAGTTGGAAAATATTCTAATCATATTGCATATCCAATTTTCTTAAATTATAGTGAAGAAGTAACAGAAGAGTTAAGCGAAGATGATAAAAAAGCAGGTAAAGAAGCTAAAAAATCTATAGAGAAAAAAAGAGAAAAAATCAATGAAGCAACAGCTTTATGGATGCAACCAAAATCAAAACTAAAAGAGGAAGATTATAACGATTTTTATAAATCAATTTCTCATGATAGTTCAGACCCTATGCTTACAATTCATACAAAAACAGAGGGTGTAAATGAATATACAACACTTTTCTATATTCCAAAAATTGCACCTATGGATATGTATAGAGCAGATTTCCAAAGTGGTGTTAAACTATATGTTAAAAGAGTATTTATCACAGATGATGAAAAAGAGTTATTACCAACTTATTTAAGATTTGTAAGAGGTATTATTGATAGTGAAGATTTACCACTAAATGTAAGTAGAGAAATTTTACAAGAGAATAGAATTTTAGCAAATATCAAACAAGGAAGCGTTAAAAAAATTCTTTCTGAAATCAAAAAATTATCTAAAGATGAAGAAAAATATGCTGAGTTTATAGCTCAATATATTAGACCTTTAAAAGAGGGTGTTTACCAAGATTATACAAATAAAGAGACAATTTTAGAACTTTTAAGATACAAATCAACAAAAACTGAAATTGGAAAAATGACTTCATTAGAAGCTTATAAAGAAAGAGCAAATAGTGAACAAAAAGCTATCTATTATATCATTGGAGAAAATGAAAAAGTATTAAGAAATTCTCCATTATTAGAATCATATAAGAAAAATGATATTGAAGTTTTAATTTTAGATGATAAAGAAATCGATGAGATTATAACTCCTGCAATTGGTGCTTATAAAGAGTGGGAATTCAAAGATATTACAGCTTGTGAGCCTCCAAAAGTTGAACAAACAGAAGAAGAGAAAAAAGAAGTTGAAGAGAAATTCCAAGATATCACTAAAAAAATCAAAGATAAATTAGGTGATGCCGTTAAAGATGTAAAAGTAACAAATAGACTAAGTGAATCACCATCATGCGTAGTAAAAGATGCAGCAGATGCTCAAATGGCAGCAATGGCTCATATGTTTAGACAAATGGGACAAGCTATGCCAGAAAGTGCTCCAATCTTAGAAATCAATCCAGACCATGAAATCGTAAAAAAATTAAATGGTTGTGCAGATGAATCTACAATTGAAGATGTTTCTTGGATTTTATTAGATCAAGCAAAACTAAGTGAAGGTATGGAAATCACAGATACTGTAGCTTTCGCTCAAAGATTATCAAGAATTACTGCAAAAGCTCTTTAA
- a CDS encoding inorganic phosphate transporter, with protein sequence MAMNIGANDVANNVGPAVGSKALTLTGAIFIAAIFESLGAFIAGGDVVKTIKDGIINPDLIKNPEIFIWAMTAALLSAALWLNFATSIGAPVSTTHSIVGGVMGSGIAAAGFVIVSWDTVGKIVASWVVSPLLGGIIAAGFLYFIKKQIIYKENMIEASKKFVPILISVMTWTFSTYIILKGLKHLVDLNFFVASVIAFFITVGVYLLVKPLIAKSSNKLANTRASVNSLFNIPLVFAAALLSFAHGANDVANAIGPLAAINDAIVNVEIASKVSIPFWVMAVGAFGIVIGLTLYGPKLIKTVGSEITELDQMRAYSIAMAAAFTVIVASQLGLPVSSTHIAVGGVFGVGFLREFLDNNEKRFLQETRKRFKRHKRELDLMQEELNRLEIIKDKSKTHYVKIVELYKKIDDKENLVKQEIKDVKDAKSTKYVKRDAIKKIIAAWIITVPAAAILSAAIFFMIKGFMASI encoded by the coding sequence ATGGCAATGAATATTGGAGCGAATGATGTAGCTAATAATGTAGGACCAGCAGTTGGCTCTAAAGCTTTGACTCTTACAGGTGCTATTTTTATCGCTGCTATCTTTGAATCACTTGGAGCTTTTATAGCTGGTGGAGATGTAGTAAAAACAATTAAAGATGGTATTATTAATCCTGATTTGATAAAAAATCCTGAAATATTTATCTGGGCAATGACAGCTGCATTGCTTTCTGCTGCACTTTGGTTGAATTTTGCAACTTCTATTGGAGCACCTGTTTCGACAACACATTCTATTGTAGGTGGTGTAATGGGTTCAGGAATAGCAGCAGCTGGTTTTGTAATAGTTTCTTGGGATACTGTTGGTAAAATTGTAGCCTCTTGGGTTGTTTCTCCTTTGCTTGGTGGAATAATAGCAGCAGGATTTCTTTACTTTATAAAAAAACAAATAATCTATAAAGAAAATATGATAGAAGCCTCAAAAAAATTTGTTCCAATTTTGATTTCAGTAATGACTTGGACTTTTAGTACTTATATCATCTTGAAAGGCTTGAAACACCTTGTTGATTTGAATTTCTTTGTAGCTTCTGTAATTGCATTTTTTATAACTGTTGGTGTTTATCTTCTTGTTAAACCATTAATAGCTAAATCTTCAAATAAATTGGCAAATACAAGAGCTTCTGTAAATAGCTTGTTTAATATTCCTTTGGTGTTTGCAGCAGCCTTGCTTTCTTTTGCACATGGAGCAAATGATGTGGCAAATGCAATTGGACCACTTGCAGCAATAAATGATGCAATAGTAAATGTAGAAATAGCATCAAAAGTAAGTATTCCTTTTTGGGTAATGGCAGTAGGAGCATTTGGTATAGTAATAGGATTGACTCTATATGGACCAAAACTGATAAAAACAGTAGGCTCAGAGATAACAGAACTTGATCAAATGAGAGCATACTCAATAGCAATGGCAGCAGCATTCACAGTAATAGTAGCAAGCCAATTGGGACTTCCAGTATCTTCAACACATATAGCAGTAGGTGGAGTGTTTGGAGTAGGATTTTTAAGAGAGTTTTTGGATAATAATGAGAAAAGATTTTTGCAAGAGACAAGAAAAAGGTTTAAAAGACATAAACGAGAATTGGACTTGATGCAAGAAGAGTTGAATAGATTAGAGATAATAAAAGATAAATCAAAAACACATTATGTAAAAATAGTAGAGTTGTATAAAAAGATAGATGATAAAGAGAACTTGGTAAAACAAGAGATAAAAGATGTAAAAGATGCAAAAAGTACAAAATATGTAAAAAGGGATGCTATTAAGAAGATAATAGCAGCTTGGATTATAACTGTACCTGCTGCGGCTATTCTTTCTGCGGCTATCTTTTTTATGATTAAAGGGTTTATGGCTTCTATCTAA
- a CDS encoding TetR/AcrR family transcriptional regulator — protein MTKKRILDVATEEFATLGYSGLSMNKLAEKLKINKAMIYYYFKDKRNLYDEVISSIIELNEEEKKEILNSSLEAKEKFKRYIKLYTKTISNNPNIIPLTLREMANFDLGIENNIPNSIEQELVLMKQIILQLNLKEKYKDIDFYELKAMIIGTISSYYSMQKTPLKLSNIKDFDKNDTKILNYVEEFITNILLDALCEN, from the coding sequence ATGACAAAAAAACGCATCTTAGATGTAGCAACGGAGGAATTTGCAACCTTGGGCTATTCAGGCTTAAGTATGAATAAGCTAGCTGAAAAATTAAAAATAAACAAAGCTATGATTTATTATTACTTTAAAGATAAAAGAAATTTATATGATGAAGTTATTTCTTCAATAATTGAATTAAATGAAGAAGAAAAAAAAGAGATTTTAAATAGTTCTTTAGAAGCAAAAGAAAAATTTAAAAGATACATAAAACTATATACAAAAACAATAAGCAATAATCCAAATATTATACCCCTTACATTAAGAGAAATGGCAAATTTTGATTTAGGAATAGAAAATAATATCCCAAATTCAATTGAGCAAGAACTTGTTTTGATGAAACAAATTATTTTACAATTAAACTTAAAAGAAAAATACAAAGATATAGATTTTTATGAATTAAAAGCTATGATAATAGGTACAATTTCTTCATATTATTCAATGCAAAAAACACCTTTAAAATTGAGTAATATTAAGGATTTTGATAAAAATGATACAAAAATATTAAATTATGTAGAAGAGTTTATAACTAATATTTTATTAGATGCTTTATGTGAAAATTAG
- the rbbA gene encoding ribosome-associated ATPase/putative transporter RbbA, protein MSEFIAKVKNLSHKYADVTALDDVTLDIEAGKMIGFIGPDGVGKSTLLSILSGVKIIQTGEVEVLNGDIKNEKYRKEICPKIAYMPQGLGKNLYMTLSVYENIEFFARLFGQDKKERNQRILQLLKSTGLLQFKDRPAGKLSGGMKQKLGLCCALIHDPELLILDEPTTGVDPLSRREFWKLIANIKEKNQKMSVLIATAYMQEAASFDTIIAMDDGKVLMQGTLKELLKKTQCDNIDEAFIELLPSEKRAGHKKLVVPPKEDKEEIYAIEAQNLTMQFGDFIAVNNVNLNIKQGEIFGFLGSNGCGKTTTMKMLTGLLSPTSGNAKLFGEEVKDNSLQMREKVGYMTQAFSLYNELSVFENLELHAKLFHIKEDKEKRIDALLEKFDLKEYKNHLANELPLGIKQRLSLAAAVIHRPKMLILDEPTSGVDPVSRDNFWQLLIDLSRNDNVTIFISTHFMNEGERCDRISLMHQGKVLITNSPSELVRLKNKNSLEEAFISYLEDALEKNSTEEKVEELVFNENSKKAQYSSSFSLLRVFGYSYRESLELLRDKVRLTFALLGTVILMFVIGYGITMDVEDLKFAVLDQDESPLSRHYIENVSGSRYFLEEKALNSFDELDDRMKRGEISVAFVIPPNFGKNLTKGYTEEIAVWIDGSFPFRAETIHGYVQGLHISYLQSFYKENFGIDITSDTNIILRYRYNQDFKSIYSIVPAVIPMLLIFIPAILMALSVVREKELGSITNFYATPVTKLEFLFGKQLPYVVVSMISFIILVGFAIVAFGVPLKGSFITLSLAALLYIICTTGIGLLMSSFAQTQIAALAGTAIFTLLPTVQFAGLKDPVSSLEGIGRFIGDFFPVTYFINISRGVFSKNVSFSELHLEFFALFAAAIVITMLSLLVLKKQER, encoded by the coding sequence ATGAGTGAATTTATTGCTAAAGTAAAAAATCTTTCTCATAAGTATGCAGATGTAACTGCACTTGATGATGTTACTTTAGATATTGAAGCTGGAAAAATGATAGGCTTTATTGGACCTGATGGAGTTGGAAAATCAACACTTTTATCTATCTTATCAGGTGTAAAAATAATTCAAACAGGTGAAGTTGAAGTTTTAAATGGAGATATAAAAAACGAAAAATATAGAAAAGAAATTTGTCCTAAAATTGCTTATATGCCACAAGGTTTAGGAAAAAATTTATATATGACTTTATCTGTTTATGAAAATATAGAGTTTTTTGCAAGACTTTTTGGACAAGATAAAAAAGAAAGAAATCAAAGAATTTTACAATTACTAAAAAGCACAGGTTTACTTCAATTTAAAGATAGACCAGCTGGAAAACTTTCAGGTGGAATGAAACAAAAACTTGGACTTTGTTGTGCTTTGATTCATGATCCTGAACTTTTGATTTTGGATGAACCAACAACAGGAGTTGACCCACTTTCAAGAAGAGAGTTTTGGAAATTAATAGCAAATATCAAAGAAAAAAATCAAAAAATGAGTGTTTTAATCGCAACTGCTTATATGCAAGAAGCAGCTAGTTTTGACACGATTATCGCTATGGATGATGGAAAAGTTTTGATGCAAGGAACACTAAAAGAGTTATTAAAAAAAACACAATGTGATAATATAGATGAAGCATTTATTGAACTTTTACCAAGTGAAAAAAGAGCAGGTCATAAAAAATTAGTAGTTCCGCCAAAAGAAGATAAAGAAGAAATATATGCTATTGAAGCTCAAAATTTAACTATGCAATTTGGAGATTTTATAGCTGTAAATAATGTAAATCTAAATATAAAACAAGGAGAGATTTTTGGTTTTTTAGGCTCAAATGGTTGTGGAAAAACCACAACTATGAAGATGCTTACAGGATTACTTTCTCCCACAAGTGGTAATGCAAAACTTTTTGGAGAAGAGGTAAAAGACAATTCTTTGCAAATGAGAGAAAAAGTTGGATATATGACTCAAGCTTTTTCTTTATATAATGAATTATCAGTTTTTGAAAATTTAGAATTACATGCAAAACTTTTTCATATAAAAGAAGATAAAGAAAAAAGAATAGATGCTCTTTTGGAAAAATTTGATTTAAAAGAGTATAAAAATCATTTAGCAAATGAACTACCTTTGGGAATAAAACAAAGACTTTCTCTTGCAGCAGCAGTTATTCATAGACCAAAAATGCTTATTTTAGATGAGCCAACTTCAGGGGTTGATCCAGTTTCTAGAGATAATTTTTGGCAGTTATTGATAGATTTATCAAGAAATGATAATGTTACTATTTTTATCTCAACGCACTTTATGAATGAGGGTGAAAGATGCGATAGAATTTCCTTGATGCACCAAGGAAAGGTTTTAATAACAAATAGTCCAAGTGAACTTGTAAGATTAAAAAATAAAAATAGTTTGGAAGAGGCATTTATATCTTATTTAGAAGATGCTTTAGAAAAAAATTCAACGGAAGAAAAAGTAGAAGAGTTAGTTTTTAATGAAAATTCAAAAAAAGCTCAATATAGTAGTTCTTTTAGTCTTTTAAGAGTTTTTGGCTATAGCTATAGGGAATCATTGGAGTTATTAAGAGATAAGGTTAGACTTACATTTGCACTTTTAGGAACTGTAATTTTGATGTTTGTTATTGGATATGGAATAACAATGGATGTTGAAGATTTAAAATTTGCAGTTTTAGACCAAGATGAATCACCATTAAGTAGGCATTATATAGAAAATGTTTCAGGTTCAAGATATTTTTTAGAAGAGAAAGCTTTAAATTCTTTTGATGAATTAGATGACAGAATGAAAAGAGGGGAGATTAGTGTTGCTTTTGTAATACCTCCAAATTTTGGTAAAAATCTTACAAAAGGTTATACAGAAGAAATAGCTGTTTGGATAGATGGTTCTTTTCCTTTTAGAGCTGAAACAATACATGGATATGTACAAGGTTTGCATATTAGTTATTTACAGAGTTTTTATAAAGAAAATTTTGGAATAGATATTACATCTGATACAAATATTATTTTAAGATATAGATATAACCAAGATTTTAAAAGTATTTATTCTATAGTTCCAGCTGTAATCCCGATGTTATTGATTTTTATACCAGCAATTTTAATGGCATTGAGTGTTGTAAGAGAAAAAGAGTTAGGTTCTATTACTAATTTTTATGCAACACCAGTTACTAAATTGGAATTTTTATTTGGAAAACAATTGCCTTATGTGGTTGTTAGTATGATTAGTTTTATTATACTTGTTGGCTTTGCTATAGTTGCATTTGGTGTACCTTTAAAAGGTAGTTTTATTACTTTGAGTTTAGCGGCTTTATTATATATTATTTGTACAACTGGAATTGGACTTTTGATGTCTTCTTTTGCACAAACTCAAATAGCTGCACTTGCAGGAACAGCAATTTTTACACTTTTACCAACAGTTCAATTTGCTGGATTGAAAGATCCTGTTAGTTCACTTGAGGGAATTGGAAGATTTATAGGAGATTTTTTCCCAGTTACTTATTTTATAAATATAAGTAGGGGAGTTTTTAGTAAAAATGTCTCTTTTTCTGAATTACATCTTGAATTTTTTGCTTTATTTGCAGCAGCTATAGTTATTACAATGCTAAGTTTATTAGTTCTAAAAAAACAGGAAAGATAA
- the aqpZ gene encoding aquaporin Z, with amino-acid sequence MNLTKKLVAEFIGTFWLVLGGCGSAVLAASFPELSIGFVGVSLAFGLTVLTMAYAIGHISGCHLNPAVSFGLWTSGRFSTSELLPYIFAQVLGGIAGAFILYIIASGKAGFDITAGFASNGYAEHSPNGYSLISVLVAEIVMTFMFLLVILGSTDKRAPSGFAPIAIGLALTLIHLITIPVSNTSVNPARSTAVAIFEGTWAMEQLWLFWIAPIIGAILAGIVYKLFESNEN; translated from the coding sequence ATGAATTTAACAAAAAAATTAGTTGCAGAATTTATAGGAACTTTTTGGTTAGTTCTTGGTGGTTGTGGAAGTGCTGTTTTAGCAGCTTCTTTTCCAGAACTTAGTATTGGTTTTGTAGGTGTTTCACTGGCTTTTGGTCTTACTGTTTTAACGATGGCTTATGCAATAGGTCATATTTCAGGTTGTCATTTGAATCCCGCTGTTTCTTTTGGTTTATGGACAAGTGGAAGATTTTCAACTTCAGAACTTTTACCTTATATCTTTGCACAAGTTTTAGGTGGAATTGCAGGAGCATTTATATTATACATCATTGCATCAGGAAAAGCAGGATTTGATATAACAGCAGGATTTGCATCAAATGGTTATGCGGAACATTCACCAAATGGTTATAGTTTAATTTCTGTTTTAGTTGCTGAAATCGTAATGACTTTTATGTTCTTACTTGTTATTTTAGGTTCAACAGATAAAAGAGCACCTAGTGGATTTGCACCTATTGCTATTGGTCTTGCCTTAACTTTAATACACTTAATAACTATTCCTGTATCAAATACATCTGTAAATCCTGCTAGAAGTACAGCTGTTGCTATATTTGAAGGAACTTGGGCAATGGAACAATTATGGTTGTTTTGGATTGCACCTATTATTGGTGCTATCCTTGCTGGAATTGTATACAAATTATTTGAAAGTAATGAAAATTAA